In the genome of Lathyrus oleraceus cultivar Zhongwan6 chromosome 4, CAAS_Psat_ZW6_1.0, whole genome shotgun sequence, the window CTTGACAATGAAACTATTACTGTAAGCTAGTATATAACCATCCTTGACAATGAAATTGAAAACAAGGACACCAAAGGGAAGAGAATAACAGCAATACCTTTGATTGCAACCTCCCTGAAGTTGGTCTTGGTGTTTGAGTAGAGTCTTTTCCATTCATCTAGTACCATCTTACTAGGAGGAAGAAGATCAAGTGGGTTCTTGGGTTTGGGCTTGGGCGCCTCCTCTTCAACCTCTGGTTCTTTGGGCTTTTCGGCAACCTTCTTGGCCTCCTTGGGCTTAGACTCCTTTGGCTGGGCAGGCTTCTTTGCAGATTGAACAGGTGGTACAGCTTCCGTCTGCTTGGCCTGACCTAGTATCTTGCGGAAGTTTGGCTGGTTGACCAAAGTCCAGAAGTACCTCTCCACATGAGGAAACTCAGAGGTGAAGGTCTTGACCAAGACTTTAGTGAAACCCAAATACAAATTGCTTATCATAATGATGTCGGCAAGGGTGACAGAATGGCCAACCAGGTAAGTATTGGAGGCAAGGTGAGTGTTCAAAGCAGTCAAAGCTCTCTTCACCCCGGCAATTGCAGCCTCCTCGGCCTTCATTCACACAAAGAATTAAGATCAATCCAAAACATAAAACCAATTGGAAACATAATATCAGGGAAAAGGAACATAATAAAAAGAGATTTGCATGGTAGAGAAGTTACCGGAGGAAGGTATGTTCCATATCCGACTCTTGGGTAGTACCACTTCTGAATATTGGAATCAATCTCAAAAGATGAAAAATCAATCCATTGCTCAACTTGAGCCTGAAAAGTAAAAACAGGATGAAATTAGATATTATAGTAAAATAGAGGAATTGAAAGGGGGAATTGGACAAAAAAAAGTTACATATTCGATGAGAGAAGATCCAAAGAGAGTGGTGTCGTCTTTAGATCGGGCAACATAACGAGCAATAGCATTGCTCTCAAAGACAGGACCGTGTGGGGTTTCCAAAACAGGAACTTTGCCAAGAGGATTCATGGCGAGAAATTGAGGAGTTTTATTAGAGACACCAAACTCAAAGTTAGGGGCGTATTGAACTTGAACGGAAGCATATTCGGCAGCAATGAGTGCTTTGTAAGCATTTTTGTTTCCTTGGCCAGTATGCaggatctacaaaaacaagttGCAAGCAATTAGATTATTATGATTATTAGAAAAGTAACGAAACATTAGTGAGTGATAGAGACTTACGAGAGCCATGGGTTAGTTGAATATGCCGCTCTAGTTAGTTTAAGATCTGATGAACGAGAAATGAATGAATAATGAGAATGAAAATGAGAAAGAAGATAAAGCAGGGAAGAGATGCTATTTACCTCACAGTAACGCTTTTGCGAGCGGCGGACACTCACTTCGTTTTAGGGTTTTTCTATTTTACACAATGGGTCGGATCACTTCAACCCGACATCCTATTTCTTTTTTAGCTTCTATAAAAACTCAATtcaaatattatttattttttaactTTAAATTTTTAATGGGCTTAGAGCCCAACCCAAATAACAAGTTACTCACTCAATATccattaaaaaaaatattaaatggcAAATAATAATATactaataaataataaaaattcaCCAACATACACCAAAAAAATTGTCTCAAAATAATTGTTTTTTTACGATACTAATGCAACATCTATTAGTTTTTTCCACTAATATATCTCTGGGTATTAATTTTCACTTTTTCAAGTAATTTATTTACTATAATTAATAAGGATATTCTAATAAATGATATTAAATTTATCATTAAAAAAATGATTAGAATAAAAAAATATTTCTAACTAAATGGCAAGGATGACAGGgatatttatttttttaataattaattaattatttaattaaaataaataataactttaattatttttttaaaattaaatttattaaaattttgAATCTAAAGCTCATGCTATTGTAGTATCATTCTAGTATCCATAATGTCTAGTATCGATAAGTTATATAAACACGTATCTTATATTTTAGAAAATCGATGTGGGACTTAgtatataatattataatttGCATAGTTTGAAGTCAACCTGGTTTATTTTTGTCGACTAGACTTCCAACTAGCTTATGTCTTGTTGAATTCATGAAATGGTGAAAATAATTTGTGTCTCTTACAATCAATGGAAGCACAACCTGCATCAATTTGAAACAGTTTGAAGATgaacaacaacaataacactAGTGATCGATATTTAAAGACATCTCTTCACTTTCACAACGACAACTCCAAACAAAGATATCATTGAACATTTTTTTGATAAAATTCATATGCAGGAAACTAAAGAGAAGGAAACTCAAAATCTTGTGCATCTGTTTTGTAACAAATGAGGAACAAGCTTCTTAACGTTATTGTTATCTTTCGTATACCTGCTCTAATCACAAATAATTCCAGCTCTCTTACACAACATGTTGATTATAAGTGGTTTTAAACATGATA includes:
- the LOC127138237 gene encoding elongation factor 1-gamma 2, translating into MALILHTGQGNKNAYKALIAAEYASVQVQYAPNFEFGVSNKTPQFLAMNPLGKVPVLETPHGPVFESNAIARYVARSKDDTTLFGSSLIEYAQVEQWIDFSSFEIDSNIQKWYYPRVGYGTYLPPAEEAAIAGVKRALTALNTHLASNTYLVGHSVTLADIIMISNLYLGFTKVLVKTFTSEFPHVERYFWTLVNQPNFRKILGQAKQTEAVPPVQSAKKPAQPKESKPKEAKKVAEKPKEPEVEEEAPKPKPKNPLDLLPPSKMVLDEWKRLYSNTKTNFREVAIKGFWDMYDPEGYSLWFCDYKYQDENTVSFVTLNKVGGFLQRMDLARKYAFGKMLIIGSEPPFKVKGLWLFRGQEIPKFVMEECYDMELYEWTKVDISDEAQKERVSQMIEDFEPFEGEALLDAKCFK